The following are encoded together in the Cervus elaphus chromosome 23, mCerEla1.1, whole genome shotgun sequence genome:
- the FAM209A gene encoding protein FAM209A, whose protein sequence is MQSLKWCLFLPLCFSCGYAFMFSSLRDKSKETQGKVPCGGHFRIRQNLPEHTQSWLGSKWLWLIFIVVLYVILKFRGDSEKNKVQTPSTLRGCTFRPPGRKNASPNKDYAFNTLTQLEMDLVKFVSRVRNLKVTMATSGHFRLQNLGSAEPHHNVTIYEIWGEEDSAD, encoded by the exons ATGCAGTCTCTGAAATGGTGCTTGTTCTTGCCTCTGTGTTTCTCCTGTGGCTATGcctttatgttttcttctctaaGAGATAAATCCAAAGAAACCCAGGGGAAGGTGCCCTGTGGAGGGCACTTTCGAATTCGGCAGAATCTACCGGAGCATACCCAAAGCTGGCTTGGGAGCAAGTGGCTCTGGCTCATTTTTATTGTCGTGCTGTACGTGATACTGAAGTTTCGAGGAGATAGTGAGAAGAATAAG GTGCAGACTCCCTCCACCCTTCGGGGCTGTACATTTCGCCCTCCAGGAAGGAAAAACGCTTCTCCAAACAAAGACTATGCATTCAATACCTTAACCCAGCTCGAGATGGACCTTGTGAAATTTGTGTCCAGGGTGCGGAATCTGAAAGTCACCATGGCAACCAGCGGTCACTTCAGGCTTCAGAACTTAGGGAGTGCAGAGCCACACCATAACGTTACAATATATGAGATTTGGGGTGAAGAAGACTCTGCCGATTGA
- the LOC122681534 gene encoding beta-1,3-galactosyl-O-glycosyl-glycoprotein beta-1,6-N-acetylglucosaminyltransferase 7, which yields MSQLRATKPGLLVCTAVCIFIFIYLRNLTPEEAEEEPTHPAVVECGFYPDELCSALFEGKEAAPQIAKFCRNPHGSEILAHLHRPGNCSRISHKLHFITRPLSADEGSFSLAYIITIHKELAMFVQLLRAVYVPQNVYCIHVDEKAPKKYKTAVQSLVNCFENIFISSKREKMAHTGFRRLQADINCMRDLVHSKFQWNYVINLCGQDFPIRTNKEIIHYIRSKWKDKNITPGVIQPPSINSKTSQNHLEFSPEGDIYVSPNAGFKVEPPHNLTIYFGSAYYVLTRKFVEFVLTDIRAKDMLQWSQDIHGPERHYWVTLNRLKDAPGSTPNTGWEGNIRAVKWRNKEGTVHEGCKGHYVQDTCVYGPGDLPWIIQSPSLFANQFDSTEPLVVSCLERWHRRRVLGQAEVPVEAHWHFQRKSHLNTEMNR from the exons ATGAGCCAGCTGCGAGCCACAAAGCCTGGTCTTCTCGTATGCACAGCCGTTtgcatcttcatttttatttatttaaggaatCTGACTCCCGAGGAAGCAGAGGAGGAACCCACCCACCCAGCAGTGGTGGAATGTGGCTTCTATCCAGATGAACTGTGCTCGGCTTTGTTTGAAGGGAAAGAGGCGGCTCCCCAGATTGCAAAGTTCTGTAGAAACCCTCATGGATCTGAAATACTCGCTCATTTACACAGACCAGGAAATTGCTCCAGGATTTCCCACAAGTTGCATTTCATAACCAGACCCCTGTCTGCAGACGAGGGCAGCTTCTCTTTGGCATATATCATAACTATTCATAAGGAGCTGGCTATGTTTGTGCAGCTACTCAGGGCTGTTTATGTGCCTCAGAATGTTTACTGTATTCATGTGGATGAAAAGGCCCCAAAGAAGTATAAGACTGCGGTGCAATCCCTGGTTAATTGTTTtgagaacatttttatttcatcaaagagagagaaaatggctCACACTGGCTTTAGAAGACTACAGGCAGATATTAACTGTATGAGAGATCTAGTTCATTCCAAGTTTCAATGGAACTATGTCATTAATCTCTGCGGACAGGACTTTCCAATCAGAACCAACAAAGAAATCATACACTACATCAGAAGCAAGtggaaagataaaaatatcaCTCCCGGAGTAATCCAGCCACCAAGCATTAACTCTAAGACAAGTCAGAACCATCTTGAATTCAGCCCTGAAGGAGACATCTACGTGTCTCCAAATGCAGGATTCAAGGTTGAGCCACCCCATAACTTAACCATTTATTTTGGAAGCGCTTACTATGTACTAACGAGGAAGTTTGTGGAGTTTGTGCTGACTGACATCCGCGCAAAAGACATGCTCCAGTGGTCCCAAGACATCCACGGCCCAGAGAGACACTACTGGGTGACTCTGAACCGACTGAAAG ATGCTCCAGGCTCCACCCCAAACACTGGCTGGGAAGGAAACATTCGAGCTGTTAAATGGAGAAACAAGGAGGGAACAGTTCATGAAGGCTGTAAag GCCACTACGTCCAGGACACCTGTGTGTATGGACCAGGAGACTTGCCATGGATCATTCAATCCCCTTCTCTGTTTGCCAACCAATTTGACTCGACCGAGCCTCTTGTGGTCTCGTGCCTGGAGCGGTGGCACAGACGCAGAGTTCTAGGGCAGGCAGAGGTCCCTGTGGAGGCACACTGGCATTTCCAACGGAAGAGCCATCTCAATACGGAAATGAACCGCTGA